From Desulfolucanica intricata, a single genomic window includes:
- a CDS encoding helix-turn-helix domain-containing protein, which produces MNIKQMYENGVAISEIARRTGRDRKTIRKWIQSDGPPKKVRRMRCPMGYPYLSNCG; this is translated from the coding sequence TTGAACATTAAGCAAATGTATGAAAATGGCGTTGCTATCAGCGAAATTGCCCGCCGAACCGGGCGGGACCGCAAAACCATAAGAAAATGGATACAATCTGATGGCCCACCCAAAAAAGTTAGGCGGATGCGTTGTCCCATGGGTTACCCTTATTTGAGTAACTGTGGATAA
- a CDS encoding CGGC domain-containing protein, translated as MANILIVSCSKIRDISCIACLKCFKAAQLKEGEFAKYDSVQIAGLSGCGDCPGLVMPKVGLVMEMADYLLQDIDAIHIGTCMVRAKNTAACPIDLDDIKAKLEGKYGKPVVIGTHNY; from the coding sequence ATGGCTAACATTTTAATTGTATCATGTTCAAAAATTCGAGATATTAGTTGTATCGCTTGTCTAAAATGTTTTAAAGCCGCACAACTTAAAGAAGGAGAATTTGCTAAATATGACTCTGTCCAAATAGCAGGCCTTAGTGGTTGCGGTGATTGCCCGGGCTTAGTAATGCCTAAGGTAGGATTAGTTATGGAAATGGCAGACTATTTATTACAGGACATTGATGCCATTCATATCGGGACTTGTATGGTAAGGGCTAAAAACACTGCTGCTTGCCCTATTGATCTGGATGATATAAAAGCTAAACTTGAAGGCAAATACGGGAAGCCGGTGGTAATTGGTACTCATAACTATTAG